The genomic stretch AAGCCAAGCAGTGGTTAAGGGCTGGAAAGTTATTGACGCCTGACAATGCGGCACCGATTGCACCTCCGAGACAGAGGAAACaccaaaattcaatttcacactCACCTCTGGATGCTTAGCTTGCAATCGGACGTGTGTACGAATGAGTgtgatttcttattttatagCCGTAGTGTTAAAGCAATCGGTGTAAGATTCAGGCAGCAGCTCCTATCTGAAGATAAACTTATTATGTACTTATGGTATATGATTATGTTGTAATCTGAGTTTAAGAAGCAGCCGAACGATGTACTCGCGAATAGTTTTTCGATCTCTGAAAACACTTTCAAGTTAACggaaggtagaaaaaaattgttcaacgtCGCGACGAAGCTAATTTTGGTTagtataaaattacaattgttcgTAAGCGTTTTCTTTATATGTTAAATATTCCTTAATTATGACTAACCAGTAATGTAACAATAACCTTAAATCGACTGATTttcaatggtttttttttgactttttaaGTTCTCTGTATCGTTATGCTAGATCCTGTATATAGAATGTACGACTATTCGTcaagtaaaattatttattttctaacaTGTGAAAATTATTGGCACAAGCTTCGAAGCGTCCAAATTACCCGAAAAGTATTTATTTAGGAATATTTGCATGATTACGGTGATGCaaattgtatttaaaatgTCCACACACGTTTGACTAATGAGTTTCtaggaagaaattattttacgcGACTGAACGATGTCGATCAAAGTTTACGTACTTTTACAACCTGACagttttttataatattaaattactTTTAACTTAATCCGAAGAGTGTATGGATAGTTTAAATCGTGCTCGTAGTTTAAAGTATGAATGAAGGATTACCGACAcgtgtttattatttaattgacttcaaattttgaaaattttactacaGGGGTTATATAAACAagtgatttgaataaaaacaatgacTTCATCCTTTCTTACATatgataattaaatatttacaataaactTAATTTGATTatagaataaatttaataaattggCAGTTATTACTCATACGGAGTATGTTTCCGCCCTACAGCAACTAATGCCTCGTGATAGAATGATTCTTTACCGTTCAAATTTTCAGCCGAGGGACGGCGTGTTTTGCAACCGTAAGTACTTGAAAGATTGgacatttttcatcgtcatatacatatagacaGAAAAGATTGTTTCAAATTACCAAATATATTCAGTCAAAACCAGCGTTTGCCTGAAGTATTCATGAgccgaataaaatgaatagtGTCACACTAATCAATGtaatttactgaattttttttaaaacagatTACATCTTCTTCAATTGAGAAAATACTTGTTTCACCATATTTAGCTCAGTCAAATACACTACGGTTGTATCAAAAAATCTTACTCCGCATATGATGAGCTTGATAAAAGCAAATCTCAAAACATCATGCAATTCCCATTTCCATCTCTGTCTTTCGATTTATTTCACATACGTAGACTGATGAGGAAAGTGTTTTTTTATAGGTCAGGCCAGCTTTATCCGATATTGGAATACTTCTCAGTATAGCACACGCTTCTTCCGGTATTAACTTGTTctatataaaaatgttaaacatCCTTGTAGGTTCTACTACGAATTCATCGTCTCGATACCTCGTCTTCGAATTAGCGTCAGATGCATTTCAACCTCACCTTTAACGGTTGATGTTTTCTGCGCCTTTGTACGTTTTGCTGcggatatttatttacattttgcCACGGATAAGATAAGATCGGAGATGTATGAATAACGCTTCTTCCAGCAAAAGTATGTTGCAAAACATGATTAACAATAAGACCGTAGCGATACGAAGcagtatttataaatataacaagaTTAAGGTAATCAAAATCCCCTGTCGTTCATTGTATTTTCTGTGCATATGTACAAGAAAAACTATTTGTCACTCTACCTAACACAGATTAAAACTTACAGCTTCACCTGGtacaaatcaataaaaattcacgtaTATAAACTTAGTCGTGGTATAAATCAAGAGAAAAAGGAATATCCACGAGTTTGTTTATTGAAGGCAAGAATGTGTGATATTGAATTATGAATTTAAAGTTGACAAGGtagtattaattttttatggcggattgaataaacattttttttaaccacccactgatgtttaaaaaatattcacaatttttccaaaaattgtgGAAATACGTTAGTTACACTCTACGAATGACGATCGTTCAAAACGACTCGTCCCAATGACCTACCCCTACATCATACAAAACGGGACAGGTTGACCGCAGTAGCAGGCAAGTATTGAGGTGAAATAGACTGGTTGCTTCATCAAGTTTACTCCGATCCACTTGTCTTTTACGCGTATATGTCGAGCAATTGGAATAGTCAAGAATTCTCTCTCAGAGTTTTGGCAATTGAGAATTAAGATCGTTGATAAAGCGTGGTGCGTTTTCATTGGCAGCTGGACATTTAAAACAGAAGTTGGTACATGAAAAGTTATATAAGGTAAGTGAATCtgtttcattcttttttaaaataccTTCAACTAATTTCAGAGACGAATGTTACAGAAGATGCATCTATCAATCTGGTGGAACATATGACTTGTTTAGTGtgcgaaattcaaatttatcatGTGAATTTATGAGTCAACGTCTGAATTGATTCAAGCTCAATTCTTGGTGTTTTAATTACGGGAACTATTACAGAATCGCGATTGTGTTTAAGGCAGCTTATTACAGCTTGAGCTACTTTTAGTCGTACAACTGTATCATGCCTGTATCAATCGTTCGTCGGTCAcacgttaaaaataaatctgaaaACTGCAATTTGAATGAATTCGGATGCCTAAAATCGTGATTGAATCTGTTAACAAATCTAATTATATTGTTACGTGTAATCCGAGATCTGAAATAGTAATACTGTATGGCAAAGCGGGAATTTACGGCATACTTGTCATTCGGTATAAtagtaaaatttcaacacaTATACTGCATTATTGTTTTAGGTGTCCGCCGACAAGTAAAAAGATGTATTACTACGTGTTCCAACTTTTCATACTGGGTAATGTTTTAATCTACGATGTATCGGGACATGGAAGACTGATCGAACCTCCGTCTAGAGCCTCCATGTGGAGATACGGGTTTGACAATCCACCTGATTACGACGATAACCAGGGGTATTGTGGCGGTTATGGCATACAATGGGGCGTGAACAACGGAAAATGCGGAGTGTGTGGAGATGCGTGGAATTTACAAGAGGTAGGTTCCTTATCTGCATAGAAATAATGGTGTAAATAGCAGTAAGGTAAATTGGGAAGTACCTCAAAACAcatgtatataggtatgtactaCCAACGACTCAGAAAGTCGTCAAATCAATTTAGCGTTTAACGAAAGTTTCGATTCTTGTGTGATATTTTCAGCCTCGACCACATGAAACGGGTGGTAAATACGGTAATGGGATAATAGTGAAGAAATATCGCGCCGGTTCTATCGTCCCGATAAAAGTACAAATAACGGCGTTTCACAAAGGATACTTTGAGTTTCGGGTGTGTCCGGTGAAACAACGCGGTGTCGAAGTGACGGCCGAATGTTTGAATCAAAATATTCTGATTGGGGCAGACGGGAAGTCCAAATATTACCCGCAATCTGGACCAGGCCTTGTTGAGGTCAACTACAGACTACCTGCTCGCATGACCTGTGAGCAGTGCGTACTCCAATGGAGATACGTAGCCGGAAATAACTGGGGCGATTGTGGCGATGGAACAggtaaatttcaatttcaatcgcCGGGACTTGTGCAATACGTTTTCCCATAACGCAGTGGGATTACTGCATAATATGACAAGTTATACGTACcactataaatttttatatgataAATGTCCTCAATTTGATAAAAACTAAAAGAATACTTTCGTTACAGGGGCTCTCGGCTGTGGTCCGCAGGAAGAATATAGGGCTTGTGCGGATATTACAATTAGTAAGACTTAATGTTTCTGGGCCATATACTTACGAATACTGTCTCAATGTCCAACTGAAACGTCTGCTACCAAAGAAAATTATCCATCACTAGCAGTGCCTTCATTGTCTGATCGTGAAGCAATAGGCTCTTATTGACTCTCCGGTTTCTTCATTCCTGCGACATGTTTGCGGGTTGTTTCAAAATTAGTTGGCCTCGGCACTATTGGTGCGTAAAAAACATCGATATCTGGATATCCTGCCAACTTCCGATGACTGTATCCGAACAGTAACGGCAGCGTTATTGCTGCACGTATCATAAATGGTATTTAATTCTTGAGATTTGTGTACGTATAAAGTAGCAATATTGTTATCGGACTTGACCAACAAGCGTGAAAATAACCCGGAAATTTTCCGTTTCTCAAAATCTTCATGCAGGCTAATAAAAAGTGTGCCACAAACCAGAAAGAATGAGTCACAATTACTCGGAACTTACACGATGAAATTCACGATAATTGGCGGTTGGGTTCTTTTCCGTCCAAGTTCCTTGATTACGACACgaacttatacatatatgtattacagCAATGATGATTCTTCATAACATATTTGTCAGTTTTTCGGTTTCTTTATAAATGCTCTGTATTGTATGATATTTTCTGTAACTACGTACTTACAAAATATAGTTATATATTTCCAGATTATCCAATTTCTCTAAAAAATAATGCATATATTTGCATAATTATACATACTGAAAGTCTTTAACCTGTATTtagcagaattttttttctgtttccactctgtgaaatttttgttcatctccactaaaatttccaaaattgcTGAAGTGATCTGTAATGGTCAGCTACAAAGATGATATGTGCACATGAAAATTGGTCGTGGCCACGAATGGTTGATTCGTAACGGtcataaatttcaaagaattgaCCTGACTCACCTGAGAACATAACGTTCCCTGAACATCCCATGTGTATCATCCAGTTTAGGCAGATATCCCATCATGGAATGAAGTAAAATAACATATGAAGAAGTAAACTAAAGAAGGAACTGTTACAAGGCGTTCTTGCACAATTGTGCCACCGACCGAACGCATTACGAGTAAGAGACAGCTGAACAAGCTTTTGCACATGCATTGTGACCTTTAGCGAGGGTTTTAATAACTGTGGTAATTTAGTAAATATGGTTTCCGCAAGCTGATTATACACAAATAAGAAGTGTCGAAATTCATTGATACAAATAAGGCTATTTGGTGACTACTTTTCCGCGGTAATTCCAATATTTATTTGGAGTACCTACTCGCTAAAGTGTCGCGGTTTCACAATCAGATTGCCCCGCGTGTAAATGTATACTGACATATACATCCAGTAGACAAATTAGAGCTTCTATTTGTATGGCTGTAAAGTGATGTCCTCGACGGCTTACGATTATGCAAGACACCTTGCCCTAATGACCTACCCCTATCTAGTATAAAACGGTAGATTCCGAAAAGTTAAACCAGTTGTTTTATCAGGTTCTATCCCATCCGTTTGTGTTTTACACGCGCAGTTTTGTAGAGTTCTCGTCAAGGGTTTGACAATCGAGGCTTAGGTTCTCTTTTAAAGCGTGGTGCATTCTGGTTGGCAGCATTTGTTCGAACCTTTCCCATAATACTGAAAATTGAGTTGAAAACTACAATCGAACTCAATTGTAAGTCGAATGTAtggaatattaaattattccaaaGTCTTATTCTCATCTCACTGGCGGTCAGGACTATCTTCCTTCATAAATAAATGGAGTCTTGTGCATATAAGTGGTGATACTGTATGTAGACGGGAGCttgttgataaattttttctagtATATTGTTTTAGGCGTTCTCCATCAAGGCAATATGTATTGCTTCGCTTTTCAACTTGTCATACTGAGTAGTGTTTTGTTCTCCAACGTATTGGGGCATGGAAGACTTATCGAACCTCCGTCCAGGGCGTCTATGTGGAGGTATGGTTTTAATAACCCAAGTGACGAGAATGACCAGGAAGCGTTTTGTGGCGGTTATGGCGTCCAGTGGGGTAAGAATAATGGAAAATGCGGAGTATGTGGAGATGCATGGAATTTGACTCCGGTAGGTTTTCCAactttatataaataattatgtaaataaTAGTAATGCGAATTGGTATACAACATGAAACACATACACATGGTACTGATCAAGTTAGCGTTTAACGAAAGTTTCAATTCTTGTGTGATATTTTCAGCCTCGACCACATGAAACGGGTGGTAAATACGGTAATGGGATAATAGTGAGGAAATATCGCGCCGGTTCTATCATCCCGATAAAAGTAGAAATGACGGCGTTCCACAAAGGATACTTTGAGTTTCGGGTGTGTCCGGTAAAACAACGCGGTGTCGAAGTGACGGCCGAATGTTTGAATCAAAATATTCTGATTGGGGCAGACGGGAAGTCCAAATATTACCCGCAATCTGGACCAGGCCTTGTTGAGGTCAACTACAGACTACCTGCTCGCATGACCTGTGAGCAGTGCGTACTCCAATGGAGATACGTAGCCGGAAATAACTGGGGCGATTGTGGCGATGGAACAggtaaatttcaatttcaatcgcCGGGACTTGTGCAATACGTTTTCCCATAACGCAGTGGGATTACTGCATAATATGACAAGTTATACGTACcactataaatttttatatgataAATGTCCTCAATTTGATAAAAACTAAAAGAATACTTTCGTTACAGGGGCTCTCGGCTGTGGTCCGCAGGAAGAATATAGGGCTTGTGCGGACATTTCAATTAGTAACTAATAATCAATCTTCACTTT from Neodiprion virginianus isolate iyNeoVirg1 chromosome 3, iyNeoVirg1.1, whole genome shotgun sequence encodes the following:
- the LOC124301279 gene encoding uncharacterized protein LOC124301279, with protein sequence MKSYIRCPPTSKKMYYYVFQLFILGNVLIYDVSGHGRLIEPPSRASMWRYGFDNPPDYDDNQGYCGGYGIQWGVNNGKCGVCGDAWNLQEPRPHETGGKYGNGIIVKKYRAGSIVPIKVQITAFHKGYFEFRVCPVKQRGVEVTAECLNQNILIGADGKSKYYPQSGPGLVEVNYRLPARMTCEQCVLQWRYVAGNNWGDCGDGTGALGCGPQEEYRACADITISKT
- the LOC124299620 gene encoding uncharacterized protein LOC124299620, producing the protein MYCFAFQLVILSSVLFSNVLGHGRLIEPPSRASMWRYGFNNPSDENDQEAFCGGYGVQWGKNNGKCGVCGDAWNLTPPRPHETGGKYGNGIIVRKYRAGSIIPIKVEMTAFHKGYFEFRVCPVKQRGVEVTAECLNQNILIGADGKSKYYPQSGPGLVEVNYRLPARMTCEQCVLQWRYVAGNNWGDCGDGTGALGCGPQEEYRACADISISN